From Psychrobium sp. MM17-31, the proteins below share one genomic window:
- a CDS encoding AraC family transcriptional regulator yields MIKERLHLQRKDPQVLVENKLSFAGEESELSIYDTFEQANAIDLVSDQLMFCGMVTGKKVMHGDAGNFNCDFYPHESFVMAPNQPVAIDFPTASLNEPTTCIAIEMSDERIKQVCDGLNVAAPLESYQQEWHYRETVVHTHHNAQTQALLDRMVTIFTENHQDRSFMIDLAVRELIARLLRHQTRDFIINHSLSQPDHSGLNAAIDYLHHNLKDEIDIDHLCKLACMSRTKFYSEFKQHLGSSPAEFLFQQRLKQAAQLLSQNQSVTQACFGSGFKDTSHFSRSFKRFYGLSPLQYKTRHQELPPQTSTKVLPTQK; encoded by the coding sequence ATGATCAAGGAACGCCTTCATTTACAACGCAAAGATCCTCAGGTTTTGGTGGAAAATAAATTGTCTTTTGCGGGTGAAGAATCAGAGCTGAGTATTTACGATACTTTTGAGCAAGCCAATGCCATAGATTTAGTGTCAGACCAATTGATGTTTTGCGGCATGGTGACAGGGAAAAAAGTCATGCACGGTGACGCGGGCAACTTTAATTGCGACTTTTATCCCCACGAATCTTTTGTGATGGCACCTAATCAACCCGTCGCCATCGATTTTCCTACCGCCAGTCTAAATGAGCCAACCACCTGCATCGCTATCGAAATGAGCGATGAGCGCATTAAACAAGTATGTGACGGTTTGAACGTCGCTGCGCCGCTTGAGAGCTATCAGCAAGAATGGCATTACCGCGAAACTGTGGTTCACACGCATCACAATGCCCAAACCCAAGCATTGCTAGATCGCATGGTGACGATCTTTACCGAAAACCATCAAGATCGCAGCTTTATGATCGATTTAGCGGTGAGAGAGTTAATCGCGCGGTTGCTGCGTCACCAAACCCGCGATTTTATTATTAATCACTCCCTATCTCAGCCTGATCATAGTGGCCTTAACGCCGCTATCGATTATTTACATCACAATCTGAAAGATGAAATTGATATTGACCATCTGTGTAAACTCGCCTGCATGAGCCGCACCAAGTTCTATAGCGAATTTAAACAACACCTAGGAAGTTCGCCAGCCGAGTTTTTATTCCAGCAACGCCTAAAACAAGCCGCCCAGTTGCTAAGTCAAAATCAGTCAGTTACCCAAGCTTGCTTTGGCAGTGGCTTTAAAGATACCAGTCACTTTAGCCGCAGTTTCAAACGCTTTTATGGCCTATCTCCACTGCAATATAAAACACGGCATCAAGAACTCCCACCACAAACAAGCACCAAAGTACTACCAACTCAAAAATAA